A stretch of DNA from Labrus mixtus chromosome 6, fLabMix1.1, whole genome shotgun sequence:
TAAGCAGGGTGACACGGTGTTTGTCTTAAAGTTGTTGTCGGATTTCCCAAACAGAGAAGTAGATCATAGTAATGAGTGGACCAGTTGCttatgttaatgtgtttgtccACTTGATGCTCACTCTCACTAAGGAGATGTGGGGAAAGAAATAGGCTAGTTAGCTACGTTTGTCACACACTCTACTCCAAAAAAGTAGATAAAGTAGCTCATTCACAAGCTAATGGgcctttaaactttaaagctcTGATTACTTGGTGTTTGCCTCTTGTCAAGTTATGGTCAGGTCTGGCTCgaaaataaacaaacacgaCAAACTCCTGAGAAAAGGCATCTAATACTCCAGTGGTTAATCCTACGTCCAGTTTTAtgcagtgtgtgagtttgacctttgaacAAATAAATATTGGTAATTCATCCTGAAGTTCAAGATGATTTTGTGCCAAATATTTGAGACTTGTTGCTACTGTATGCTACTATGTTTTTACTGATTCATTTACCTCACCTTACCTCACCTTACCTTGCCTTACCTTAACTTACCTTACCTATGGATCCATTTCAGTAGTTCACTTCTCAGTTTGTGTAAGGTTTTAACCTCACTATTTCTTAGATCTTGACTAGTTCCTCTGTCAAAAACAAATGGAGATGCTCAaactagtattttttttttatagaaggAATAAGATGTAACCCTTCAGCTGTGTGTACAATGAAACTTAAAACATGTTGTTCACCCTTTTTGCATGATCGTCTTGTCCTCCAGGGATCAACAATACATCAGAGATCCGGCTGACACATTCAGACCGTGAGCGCGTCTCAACTGTAACACAAGTCTGATACTCTCATGGGATTCTGGAAACGTCAGCGTTTAGCACAAGGATTACCTCTCTAACCGTTTCCCTGGTACTTGTAGGTAGAAGAACAACAAATTGCTCGATGGGATGACAGAATGATGACCAATATAGCAAACCTGTTAACTTGAAGTgttgtaacaaatgttttttttattatcttaacctgattttttttatggatcTACCACTATATACTGTCTATGTATTGTTTACTTTACATGCCTAATTTTACACTTGCTTGAGCTTGAACTGAATTTGAGCCTCCTTTGTCCCATGTACGGTCAATTACACTCCATCTTACTTACTCACTGGACTTTGCCCTGATTGACAAAaagcaaaatatatttttttaataatccttccaaatgttttttctttcccgCTTATCACTTACATTTGATaagttggtgtttttttttaactttaattgttgttttgtggAGAAACTGAATAATGAATAATCAGAATTTATGTTAAAATtattgtaaaacacattttaaataatctttGATAATTAACATGTcttttgaaaatggaaaaagctaTATGTCAGATGGATATATATGTTATTGTATAGTATAgtattgatgtttttctgtattGCCCTGAAAAATAAAGTCCCTCATAAGCTAATtttgtttgaaaacacatttcctcGTGGTCTTCTGCATTTAAGAATACAATACTAGaaacaaaatgtgcattttttgattgactttgcttttgtttgattAGTGTTTGTaactaaaaatatatttttctttaactttaagaaTTCCAGTTCCTCACCTCCTAACCACATTGAGGTCACACTtcaagttgttttgtttgttgcacAGTTTCCATAGTGACCCTTGTTTCAGTTGTTAGGTtttgacagtgtgtgttgtgtactTGTGAAACAACTCGGTGAACTTCCCAAAGGTGTATCATTATGGTTAAAGGTGGAAAGCGATATTCTTCAATGAGCAATGATGGCAAATGGGTAAGTCATACATTTTTCATAATCTCAGATTTTAAATATCACAGCATTCAAATCTTGCAGAGTCGTCagctttttttggttttcattttcttcttagTTTGCTCATCCAGCTCTACCAGAAAGTGGGCCAGGGAATCGTGAGACTTGCACAAGTACGGGGATCATGCTGAGTCAGGTCAAATCAGCTTTACCTCAGGCTTTGAACTTGGAGCGCTTTCCTAAATGGAAAACTCGGCAGGTGAGTATGCACAGTAGATAATCCAGTGTTTGGAATTACCTTTATTTCACTGTGTAGTCATGATCCAGGGCTGTGATATCGAATTTAACTTCTAATCAAAGCACGACTTGTAAGTGCATTGTCTCTCACACCACTGTCTTTAGCAGTTTCAGACTGTACTGTCCCACAATATGAGTTTCTTTACAGGATTTAAGAGAGTTTCCGCACTCAGACCATGACAACAAGCATGCGTTAAAAGACGACATCTCTGTTTTCAATCAAGTGAGAATGTAAACATATTCAGTGCTTTATTAAATCAGATCAATCACCACATCTTGAACAAAATCATTACTTGTCCATGTTGTCTTGGTATATTCCAGGGTGTGGGACGCAGGAAGTGTCCTGACAATGAAAGACAGTACAACTCCAACTTCTGCCTGTGCCATGATGGAGGTGACCGCAGCACTGAAGAGACTTGGAGGAACACCAATACTGTCTACAAGACTGACTTTTTGTTGAAGCAGGCGGCTAATGGTCCAACGACCAACAGAAGGTTCCCAAGAAACCACAAGCAGAAGTCTTTGGCACAGGCAGGGGAACATTACATGTGGTTCGGGAGGCATGACTGTAGTCCCCCCGAGACCCCTTGAGTGCTGGGAGAGGCCACCTGCGGAGCACCTTTGAAGCTTTAAGATACTCCTTCATTCACAACCTTTTAGATGGATTTGTTAGGACGGCTAACCACATGGTTCAGGAGAACCTTCTTTagggaaataaaaaactgaattggAAACATCAGTTAGAATTTTGTCTAGTTTTGAGAGGAGTATCCAGACAGGAATAATAGACTCAATAGACTGTGAATTGTACTATTTACAATTCTTTTAATTCATCCATATTAAATTAGAAAATCTTATTTTATCAGGTTATTATGATTTGTTATTTTACCACAGAAAAGAACACTATAGGATGCAATTTTGACACTTGGGTAAGCAGTATAAGGCTACAATATGCCTTTAAATGCTCTATTATTCAAACTTCAGAATCCCCCCCCTTAGAGCCTTATAACTTACAATGTGTACAACTTCAAAAGTCAATCAAAGAGCATTAATACTGTATTAAATAAATAGGCTACGTGTGATGTAAATCCACACTAAGTGCAATTGTAAATGGGTTCTTGAATAAACTTAAAGACTACATGAACATTGATTAAGTAGCCTGCTGCACTTCTGAAAACTGTAATattagaaatgaaaatgtctgaaaaacgGTCAGGCCCATCTTGCCAGGCCAACACAATTCGTCCTAACTTATTTTCAAAACCCAAATCCCATAATGCAACACGACTGGGTAAAGTTCAGATGGATACTGATGCTAGTGGCTGAAATACTAGTAGTTGTGATGCTAGTTTGGCAAATTGAGATGAAGTGCGGGACACAAAAGTCAGGTAGGATTACTTCTGACTAAATTATTGCCAAAGGCGTCATTTTCAAACTTCTCGTGTTAAGAACCAAACTACAAGGACTAAAGTGACACGACAATTAATTGTAactgaaaatactttaaatggATTTAGGAAAGGTGTTTTTACACCCAAAAAACTGTAAGTGCTCCTAAGATGGGCTAATGAGTTAATAATAATACTGACTGTCTGTACTGTAGTGTTGGGAATTTTGAATTTTAATGTTTGAACAttcaaaaatacatgttttaaaagcacattaACAATGAGTGCAATGAAGTCGTTGGTTACATAGAAGAGGCCTTTTTACAAGTGTAGCCTACACAGGGTCGCATATTTTTAGGTTGTGAAATTATCCAAATAAAATGGTCGATAATAGAATCATCAAAATGCAAAACTTGAATTTATGTCAAACGCTTATGAGCCCTGTTGGGACTACAGTAGTTCATagtgtttttccagcagagggcagcaggtCTGCATGAGTTAGAAGTCAGCTAAAGATACAGTGAGTTACTCAACAGCCAAGTtgtgtgagaaataaaaaaaaagaatataataatataatatcagTTTGTTATGCGCatgtttagacaaaaaaaaaaagggtgaaataattagaaaatgaATTAAGCTATTTTTATGAAGTGCATATCAACACCAAGACATTAAACTAGAGCATGATAAATAAATTAAGCAAAATCTGAGTCAGAGCATGGGAATTTGTTTTACTCCTGGGGATGAAAGGGatagatgtgagtgtgtgtgtgtgtgtgtgtgtgtgtgtgtgtgtgtgtgtgtgtgtgtgtgcgtgcgtgtgtgcgcgcgcgtgtatgttgtgtgtgctgtctgtacaagagaaggaaaaaagcgTGGGAGCGAATCATAGAGAACACTGCTCAAAGAAAAGGCACTTAGGAGAGGAGTATCCCCAACCACTCTCTCCAATAGCTGATGATTTCTCAAGAGAATGTTCTGACCAGCTgctttcttcctttaagtacCCACTGGAGAGACAGGTTTTTTTCTCACAAGCTTTACTTCCAGCTGAAGTAATTAGCTGATCCACATACAGCGCTAACCTTGTAGGAGTTTGTTTCACTTTTGAAAAGGTGATGTACATCtcaccattttttattttttttttatatatgggAAGATGAGAAAGCTGTGAGACACGCATCTGGAGCGGCTGCCCTTTGTGATTTCACTTGTCTCACACATTGCTGCCTGCAGGTGCACGGCTGACCCCAGGCTGCAGGGGGAGGGCATTTGTAACAACAACCAtagctttgattaaaaaaaaaaaagagaaaaaaaaaaaacaggtgttttTAACCCTGTCTTTGCCTGGTCATTGAAAAAGACGCCTTTAttgacaaaaatgttgttttttttatgcgtTTTTTTCTACCAAAATGAacccaaaacacttttttagagAGGTGCATGGGTGTTGACGAGTGGAGAGGTGGTTTTCATTAGTGGAAAAACACCTCTGATTGTGTTTGACAGTTGGTTCTGTCCGGTCTGGACTGTTTGTCTGCCACCTCTGTCTCTGTGGGTGCAGTTTGCAGGCTGTCTTTAAGACTTGACTCAActtgaaatgttcctctgcaACAACACTTCACAAAGAGCGACTCCGGTTAGATCCGATGCAGCTTTTGATATTTGACATAATATTGCATCAATCATCCcccagtttgtgtgtgtgtgtactttatgTGAAGCGAGATACCTATGTTATATCATGTAGGGGTAAAACCACAAGCATATGTAAATGGAGTCACTTGGTGGAATATCAAACCTTCTCCCAAGGACAAAAGACACATCTCAGTAAACAAGCGTTCAACCACCAAAGCCCTGCACTTCATGAATATTAAATCAGACACTTTGAATCCTACCTCTTTGGTGTTAGGGGGCCCCAGTCTGGATTCTTACCGTTTGCTGTGAT
This window harbors:
- the tex36 gene encoding testis-expressed protein 36, with product MVKGGKRYSSMSNDGKWFAHPALPESGPGNRETCTSTGIMLSQVKSALPQALNLERFPKWKTRQDLREFPHSDHDNKHALKDDISVFNQGVGRRKCPDNERQYNSNFCLCHDGGDRSTEETWRNTNTVYKTDFLLKQAANGPTTNRRFPRNHKQKSLAQAGEHYMWFGRHDCSPPETP